From one Mytilus edulis chromosome 1, xbMytEdul2.2, whole genome shotgun sequence genomic stretch:
- the LOC139501100 gene encoding 2-(3-amino-3-carboxypropyl)histidine synthase subunit 2-like encodes MTANFSSPDEDVISRKLDVNSGGNVSKDLLEKFYEIQDCIEWIQKHDYKKIALQMPDELMKDSVPIADKIQGQIEGKVFILGDTSYGSCCVDEVTAEHYNADCIIHYGHSCLSPTRRIPVKFVFGQSPVDIPDLVSKVKDIFTDKDKLIVLLYDTCYDHAVDAIATKLKHHFHNFIVSELIFQSGNGDSNNSCLDSSSNDLSKEKSICKCNRSLKLPLNQSLDSAMMLYIGQENLTLTNLIMNLNKCCFYTYNPLNFELRKESSNVNRMLMKRFYMVEKAKDANIVGIVVGTLGVADYLKVIERLKNLIKQAGKKSYTFVVGKLNVPKLANFLEVDVYVLVACPENTLLDSSEFYKPVVSVYEMEMACNRSREWTGDYHTDFRDILPDGSDYVPIQDSDMEGTTDVSLITGKLRTIGHVTQPEVTSTSIVPRNEAMAVTTVKAENAEEFFSSRSWKGLEQNLGQTEVSNAVEGMKGIAAGYSNEQK; translated from the exons ATGACTGCTAACTTTAGTTCTCCTGATGAAGATGTTATTAGCAGGAAACTTGATGTTAATTCTGGTGGAAATGTGTCCAAAGATTTATTAGAGAAATTTTATGAAATTCAAGATTGCATTGAATGGATACAAAAACATGATTATAAAAAG ATAGCATTGCAAATGCCTGATGAACTGATGAAAGACTCTGTACCCATAGCTGACAAAATTCAAGGTCAAATAGAGGGCAAAGTGTTTATACTAGGAGACACATCATATGGCAG ttGTTGTGTAGATGAAGTAACTGCTGAACATTATAATGCAGACTGTATTATTCATTATGGCCATAGTTGTTTGAGCCCTACTCGACGAATACCTGTCAAGTTTGTTTTTGGTCAGTCACCAGTAGATATTCCTGATCTTGTGTCAAAGGTTAAGGATATATTTACAGACAAAGACAAACTTATTGTTTTGTTGTATGATACCTGCTATGACCATGCTGTAG ATGCTATTGCTACAAAGTTGAAACACCATTTTCACAACTTTATTGTGTCAGAACTAATTTTCCAATCAGGAAATGGGGATTCAAATAATAGTTGCCTTGACAGTTCTTCAAATGACCTTTCTAAAGAGAAATCGATTTGTAAATGTAACCGATCATTGAAACTTCCTCTAAACCAGTCATTAGATAGTGCAATGATGCTTTATATAGGACAAGAAAATTTAACCTTGACAAATTTAATAATGAACTTAAATAAGTGCTGTTTTTATACCTATAATCCATTGAACTTTGAACTAAGGAAAGAAAGTTCTAATGTAAATAGAATGTTAATGAAAAGATTTTACATGGTGGAGAAGGCCAAAGATGCAAACATTGTCGGTATCGTAGTGGGAACTTTAGGTGTTGCTGATTATTTGAAAGTTATAGAACGACttaaaaatttaatcaaacaaGCTGGAAAGAAAAGTTATACATTTGTGGTTGGAAAGTTAAATGTTCCTAAACTTGCAAATTTCTTGGAGGTGGATGTATATGTGCTAGTAGCATGTCCAGAAAACACATTATTGGACTCGTCAGAATTTTACAAGCCTGTTGTATCAGTGTATGAAATGGAGATGGCATGTAACAGAAGTCGCGAATGGACTGGAGATTACCACACAGATTTCAGAGATATATTACCAG ATGGATCAGACTATGTTCCTATACAAGATTCTGACATGGAAGGTACTACAGATGTATCATTAATCACAGGTAAACTGAGGACAATAGGTCACGTGACACAACCAGAGGTTACTTCAACATCAATCGTCCCTAGAAATGAAGCAATGGCTGTTACAACAGTAAAGGCAGAAAATGCAG aGGAGTTTTTCTCATCACGTTCATGGAAAGGATTAGAACAGAATTTGGGTCAAACAGAAGTTAGTAATGCAGTTGAGGGAATGAAAGGAATTGCAGCAGGCTACAGCAATGAACAGAAATAA